TCGCCTATGCGCTGCGCGTGGACGACGTCTCCGTGACACTCGACCTCGACCCGGCCCTGCCGCCAGCCTGGGGCGATGCCCACCAGCTCCACCAGCTGGTCGTCAACGTGGTGACGAACGCCCACCACGCGATGCGCGAGACCCCGTCGCCGCGCCGGCTCAGGCTGACCACGCGCACCCAGGCCGGCGGGCAGCGCCTGCGCCTCGAGGTGGCGGACAGCGGGCCGGGCGTCCCGGACGACATCCGCGAACGGATCTTCGAGCCGTTCTTCACCACGAAGCCGGTGGGCCAGGGAACGGGACTCGGCCTGTCCCTTTGCCAGGGCATCGCCGAGAGCCACGACGGCACCATCGGCGTCACGAGCGCTCCCGGGCAGGGCGCGACCTTTGTCGTCGAGCTGCCAACCGCAGCGGCGCCGGAGCCGGCCGGGGAGCCCCGCGAGACGACGCCGAGTGAACCGGAGCGGCGCGGGGTCATCCTGGTCGTGGACGACGAGACGGAGGTGGGGGCCCTGCTTGCGGAGCTCCTGACCTCCAAGGGGCACAAGGTGGACACGGCGACGGACGGCCTCGACGCGCTCGAGAAGCTCGGCCGGCGCGCCTACGACCTCATCCTCAGCGACATCAAGATGCCGAGGCTCGACGGCCCGGGTCTCTACCGTGAGCTCGAGCGACTCCACCCGCACCTGGTGGCGCGCACCGTCTTCCTCACCGGCGACACGCTGAGCCGGGAGGTGTCCGAGTTCCTCGAGGTAACGGGACGACCGAGCGTCAGCAAGCCCTTCGATCTGGACCAGATCTTCCGGACCGTGACCCTCGCGCTCCCCCGGAACTGAGCCGAGCCAGGGTCATCTCGGGCGTCCCCCGGCAGGTTCGCGCCGCCTCCCGGCCTGCCGTGGATTGTCAGTGGAAGCTCTCACTCCTTGTCGGAGGGCAGTGCCCGGCTGTCGGGGATCTCGGTGCAGAGTCGGTCCGCCCGCCGGTGCACTGGAAGGGCGGGCCCTTGGGGGCGATCCAGAGACGCAACAGAACAAGGGCTTGCAGCGCGTCCGGGCGCATCGTGCTCCTGGGCCCAGGCGTCTGGCACAGGGCTTGCGGTCGAGTTGACCCGGACCCCGCGGCGGCACGGCGGGGACCCCACGGCGAGCCCACAGGAGGAATACGATGGCCGCGAACCTGCAGGAACTGCTGGCGACAATGGTGCAACGCGGGGCCTCGGATCTGCACCTCAGCTGCGGGACGTATCCCCAGATCCGATTGAACGGGAACCTCGAGGCGCTGGAGCAGTTCGAGACGCTCATGCCGGGCGACACGCAGCGCCTGATGTACAGCGTGCTCACCGAAGAGCAGCAGCGGCGCTTCGAGGAGGAGAACGAACTGGACCTGTCCTTCGGCGTGGAGGGCCTCGCGCGCTTCCGCTGCAACGTCTACCGGCAGCGGGGCGCGGTCTGCGCCGCGATGCGGGTGATTCCCTATGCGGTGCGCACCTTCGAGGAGCTTCAGCTGCCCGCCATCGTCCAGCAGCTCGCCGAGCGGCACAGGGGCCTCGTCCTCGTGACGGGCCCCACGGGCTCGGGGAAGTCGACGACCCTGGCCGCCATGATCGACCGCATCAACTCGAGGCGGCGAGCCCACATCGTCACCATCGAGGACCCAATCGAGTTCGTCCACCAGCACAAGAAGTCGCTGGTCCACCAGCGCGAGATCTTCTCGGACACCCACTCGTTCCCGAAGGCCCTCAAGGCCATCCTCCGGCAGGACCCCGACGTGGTCCTGGTGGGCGAGATGCGGGACCTGGAGACGATCCAGGCGGCCCTGACCGTGGCCGAGACCGGCCATCTGACGTTCGGGACCCTGCACACCAACTCCTGCGCGCAGACCATCAACCGCATCATCGACGTCTTCCCGACGGCGCAGCAGGGTCAGGTCCGTGCGCAGCTCTCCCTGGTCCTGGAGGGCGTGCTCTCGCAGACCCTGATCCCCACCGCCGACGGGCGCGGGCGGGCCATGGCGATGGAGATCATGGTGCCGACCCCCGCCATCCGGAACCTCATCCGCGAGGAGAAGATCCACCAGATCTACTCGATGCTCCAGTCCGGCCAGCGGTTCGGCATGCAGACCATGAGCCAGTCGCTGGCGGAGCTGGTGCGCTCGGGGAAGGTCGAAAGGGACGAGGCCCTCAGCCGGGCCGCGCTTCCGGATGAGGTGACGGCGCTGCTGGGCGGCGCCGGGCGGGCGGGGCCGCCGGGCGCCCGCCGCTGATCTCAGCGGTTCGCTGACAGGCGCCGCCGGGTGGGGCCGGGGGCCCTCCCCGCGGGACCGTGGCTTCTGCGCGATGCCGGAGCCGAAGACGTCGGTGTCGTGGCTGCGTATGAACCGTTGCCGCGGGTGGCGACTCAGCGTGTTCCGCGGGGAGGGCCCCCGGCCTCCATCCGGCGCGGGTCCCATGGCCGCCCCGGCTCACCATCCAGCGGAGTTCCCCCCTCCCGACACCTCCCGGGACTGAGCCATGTTAGGCTGTCCGGGGCGAGCTCGACCCCGGAGAGGCTGACATGAACATCACGGTGCTCGACGACTACCAGGACACGATCCGGACGCTCGCGTGCTTCGGCAAGGTGACGGGCCACCACGTCACGATCTGGACCGACCACACCAAGGACCTCGACGCGCTGGCCGCACGGCTCAAGGACACCGAGGCCCTGGCGCTGATCCGCGAGCGCACGCCGATCCGCGCGCCCCTGCTGGAGCGCCTCGACAAGCTCCGGCTGATCAGCCAGATGAGCGTGTACCCGCACATCGACGTCGAGGCCTGCACCCGCCGCGGCGTGATCGTGTCCTCCTACATGGCGCCGGGCCGTCCGTCCTATGCGACGGCCGAGCTGACCTGGGGGCTGATCCTCGCCTCGGTCCGGCGCATTCCCCAGGAGATGGCCGCGCTCCGCGCAGGGACGTGGCAGGCCTACCCGGTCGGGACGGGCCTGCGGGGGAAGACGCTCGGCATCTACGGCTACGGCCGGATCGGAGGCGTCGTGGCCGGTTACGGCCGGGCCTTCGGCATGCAGGTCCTGGTGTGGGGAGGCGAGGGGTCGCTGGCCAGGGCGCGCGAGGACGGTTACGCGGTGGCGCGGAGCCGGGAGGCGCTCTTCGAGGAGTCCGACGTCCTGTCGCTCCACGTGCGGCTGCTCGAGGCCACCCGCGGCATGGTCACGGCGGCCGATCTCGGGCGGATGAAGCCGACGGGGCTCCTCGTCAACACCAGCCGGGCCGGGCTCATCGCGCCGGGAGCGCTCGAGGCCGCTCTGCGCGCCGGGCGGCCGGGCCTGGCCGCGGTGGACGTCTTCGAGGACGAGCCGGTCCTGGGCGCCCGCCATCCGCTCCTCTCCATGGACAGCGTGGTCTCGACGCCGCATCTCGGCTACGTGGAGCGCGACCAGCTCGAGATCATGTGCAGCATGATCTTCGACCAGATGCTCGCCTACGCCGGCGGCAGGCCCATCAACGTCGTGAACCCCGACGTGCTGCGGCGCTGACCCGGAGACCCCGCTCGGGGATGCGCATCGAGATCATCTGCACGGGCGATGAGGTCCTCACGGGGAAGATCGTCAACAGCAACTTCTCGTACATGAGCCAGAGGCTCGAGGACGTCGGGCTCGCGGTCCGCTGGGGCACAACGGTCGGCGACGATCGGGAGAGCCTGCTGCGGGCCTTCCAGCTGGCGGGGGAGCGGGCCGACGCGGTCATCGTCAACGGGGGCCTGGGGCCCACGGTGGACGACCTGTCCCAGGAAGTCGCGGCCCAGGCCGCGGACGTCTCACTCGTCCTCGACGAGGCGTGGCTCGGGCGCATGGAGGAGTTCTTTCGCCGGCGCAGCCGCGTGATGCCGCCCAACAACCGGAAGCAGGCCATGCTCCCCGCCAGCGCGGAGATGCTCGACAACCCCATCGGGACCGCCTGCGGCTTCGCGCTCGACATCGGCCGGGCCCGCTTCTTCTTCACCCCCGGGGTGCCGCGCGAGCTCCGCCGGATGCTCGAGGAGCAGGTCATCCCGCGACTGCTCGCGCGCAGCGGCCTGCAGACGGCCATCGTGTTGAAGCGGTTCCACTCCTACGGGCTGGGCGAATCGCATGTCGATACCCTGCTGG
The Candidatus Rokuibacteriota bacterium genome window above contains:
- a CDS encoding type IV pilus twitching motility protein PilT; protein product: MAANLQELLATMVQRGASDLHLSCGTYPQIRLNGNLEALEQFETLMPGDTQRLMYSVLTEEQQRRFEEENELDLSFGVEGLARFRCNVYRQRGAVCAAMRVIPYAVRTFEELQLPAIVQQLAERHRGLVLVTGPTGSGKSTTLAAMIDRINSRRRAHIVTIEDPIEFVHQHKKSLVHQREIFSDTHSFPKALKAILRQDPDVVLVGEMRDLETIQAALTVAETGHLTFGTLHTNSCAQTINRIIDVFPTAQQGQVRAQLSLVLEGVLSQTLIPTADGRGRAMAMEIMVPTPAIRNLIREEKIHQIYSMLQSGQRFGMQTMSQSLAELVRSGKVERDEALSRAALPDEVTALLGGAGRAGPPGARR
- a CDS encoding D-2-hydroxyacid dehydrogenase family protein, which gives rise to MNITVLDDYQDTIRTLACFGKVTGHHVTIWTDHTKDLDALAARLKDTEALALIRERTPIRAPLLERLDKLRLISQMSVYPHIDVEACTRRGVIVSSYMAPGRPSYATAELTWGLILASVRRIPQEMAALRAGTWQAYPVGTGLRGKTLGIYGYGRIGGVVAGYGRAFGMQVLVWGGEGSLARAREDGYAVARSREALFEESDVLSLHVRLLEATRGMVTAADLGRMKPTGLLVNTSRAGLIAPGALEAALRAGRPGLAAVDVFEDEPVLGARHPLLSMDSVVSTPHLGYVERDQLEIMCSMIFDQMLAYAGGRPINVVNPDVLRR